From one Enterobacter kobei genomic stretch:
- a CDS encoding GntR family transcriptional regulator, translating into MLDLVKAQRMSLTMQVEVSLKSALIVGALKPGARLITKEIADQLGTSITPVREALLRLVSAGALHATPAQAFLVPEVCRERYLEINTIRKQVEGMAVEVACTNLDADKMKKLQQLAASYQEALAGSNIEQTLQANRTFRFCLYDYAEMPTLTAIIEQLWVRIGPCFNYLYPSSESLMRSHGAYDGLLSSLEKGQCAESKQAIIDAIEVGETILLRQYDNDMR; encoded by the coding sequence ATGCTTGATCTGGTCAAAGCGCAACGCATGAGCCTTACCATGCAGGTGGAAGTGAGCCTGAAAAGCGCACTTATTGTTGGCGCATTAAAACCCGGCGCACGCCTGATCACTAAAGAAATAGCCGATCAACTGGGTACCAGTATTACCCCGGTGAGGGAGGCGCTTTTACGTCTGGTTTCCGCAGGCGCGCTGCACGCCACGCCCGCTCAGGCCTTTCTGGTGCCGGAAGTGTGCAGGGAAAGATATCTGGAAATAAATACCATACGTAAGCAAGTCGAGGGTATGGCGGTTGAAGTTGCCTGCACGAATCTTGATGCCGATAAAATGAAAAAGCTGCAACAACTGGCGGCGAGTTATCAGGAAGCCCTGGCCGGCAGTAATATAGAGCAGACTTTACAGGCCAATCGCACGTTTCGTTTTTGCCTGTATGATTACGCGGAAATGCCTACGCTGACGGCGATCATTGAGCAACTCTGGGTGCGCATCGGCCCTTGCTTTAATTATCTCTATCCGTCATCCGAAAGTTTAATGCGCAGTCATGGCGCATACGATGGCTTATTATCCTCGCTGGAAAAAGGGCAGTGCGCGGAAAGTAAACAGGCAATAATTGATGCTATCGAGGTGGGAGAAACTATTCTGCTTCGTCAGTATGACAATGATATGCGCTAA
- the pqqU gene encoding TonB-dependent receptor PqqU — protein MKILFARPAALPFLLLPAVFHPAFAAAEQTMIVTASPQTVSELDTPAAVSVVQGEDMRQATPRVNLSESLTSVPGLQIQNRQNYSQDLQLSIRGFGSRSTYGVRGIRMYVDGIPATMPDGQGQTSNIDINSIESVDVLRGPFSALYGNASGGVMNVTTETGREPATVEASSYYGSFGSWRYGLKATGAVGDGTQPGDVDYTVSSSRFATHGYRDHSGAQKNLANAKLGVRIDDVSKLTLILNSVDTKANDPGGLSKSEWKDNPRQSPRGDQYNMRKTIKQTQAGLRYERQLSEQDDLSVMMYAGERETTQYQSIPRAPQLNPTHAGGVIDLSRHYQGIDTRWTHRGELGVPVTFTTGLNYENMTEDRKGYENFVMFGSTPVYGHKGQQRRNERNLMWNVDPYLQTAWQLTDKLSLDAGVRYSSVWFDSNDHYVTPRNGDDSGEASYHKWLPAGSLKYAVTDAWNLYVAGGRGFETPTINELSYRSGGQSGLNFDLQPSTNTTWEVGSKTRVGNGLVTAALFQTDTDNEIVTDASSGGRTTYKNAGKTRRQGAELSVDQQFAGNWRAKMAWTYLNATYRTNVCNDQDCNGNRMPGIARNMGFASLGWQPESGWYAGADVRYMSDIQADDENTAKAPSYTVVGLNTGYKLNYGNWMMDVFGRVDNLFDREYVGSVIVNESNGRYYEPAPGRNYGVGLSVAYRFE, from the coding sequence ATGAAAATCCTTTTTGCACGCCCGGCGGCCTTGCCGTTTCTTTTACTTCCGGCGGTCTTTCACCCTGCTTTCGCGGCAGCTGAACAGACCATGATCGTTACCGCTTCCCCGCAAACCGTCTCCGAACTGGATACGCCTGCCGCCGTCAGCGTCGTACAGGGCGAGGATATGCGTCAGGCGACGCCGCGCGTGAATCTCTCGGAATCGCTGACCAGCGTGCCGGGCTTACAGATCCAGAATCGCCAGAACTATTCGCAGGATTTACAGCTGTCGATCCGTGGTTTTGGCTCCCGCTCCACCTATGGGGTGCGCGGGATCCGTATGTATGTGGACGGCATTCCGGCGACCATGCCGGACGGCCAGGGCCAGACGTCCAACATCGACATCAACAGTATTGAAAGCGTCGATGTGCTGCGCGGACCCTTTTCTGCCCTGTACGGTAATGCATCCGGCGGCGTAATGAATGTGACGACCGAAACGGGCCGCGAACCCGCCACCGTTGAAGCGAGCAGCTATTACGGCAGCTTTGGCAGCTGGCGCTACGGCCTGAAAGCCACCGGTGCGGTTGGCGACGGCACGCAGCCGGGTGATGTGGATTACACGGTCTCTTCCAGTCGTTTTGCCACCCATGGCTACCGCGATCACAGCGGCGCGCAGAAAAATCTCGCCAACGCCAAACTGGGCGTGCGCATTGATGACGTCAGCAAGCTGACGCTGATCCTCAACAGCGTCGACACCAAAGCGAACGATCCGGGTGGCCTGAGCAAAAGCGAATGGAAAGATAACCCGCGCCAGTCGCCGCGTGGCGATCAGTACAATATGCGTAAAACCATCAAGCAGACCCAGGCGGGCCTGCGCTATGAACGTCAGCTCAGCGAGCAGGACGATCTGAGCGTGATGATGTATGCCGGTGAGCGCGAAACCACTCAGTACCAGTCTATTCCGCGCGCGCCGCAGCTGAATCCGACCCATGCAGGCGGGGTGATTGACTTAAGCCGTCATTATCAGGGTATCGACACCCGCTGGACGCACCGTGGCGAACTGGGCGTGCCGGTCACCTTCACTACCGGTCTGAACTACGAAAACATGACCGAAGATCGTAAAGGTTACGAGAACTTCGTCATGTTCGGCAGCACGCCGGTTTACGGGCATAAAGGCCAGCAGCGCCGCAACGAACGCAACCTGATGTGGAACGTCGATCCGTACCTGCAAACGGCGTGGCAGCTGACCGACAAGCTGTCGCTGGATGCGGGCGTGCGTTACAGCTCCGTATGGTTTGACTCAAACGATCACTATGTCACTCCCCGTAATGGCGATGACAGCGGTGAAGCCAGCTATCACAAATGGCTGCCGGCCGGCTCGCTGAAATATGCGGTGACCGACGCGTGGAATCTGTATGTGGCGGGCGGTCGTGGCTTTGAAACGCCGACCATCAATGAGCTGTCCTACCGTTCCGGCGGCCAGAGCGGATTGAATTTTGATCTGCAACCGTCCACCAATACCACCTGGGAAGTGGGCAGCAAAACGCGCGTGGGCAACGGCCTGGTGACCGCGGCACTGTTCCAGACCGATACGGATAACGAGATCGTCACTGACGCCAGCAGCGGCGGGCGCACCACCTATAAAAACGCCGGCAAAACCCGTCGTCAGGGCGCGGAGCTGTCAGTCGATCAGCAGTTTGCCGGTAACTGGCGTGCGAAAATGGCGTGGACTTATCTGAACGCGACTTACCGCACCAACGTCTGCAATGACCAGGACTGCAACGGCAACCGTATGCCGGGCATCGCGCGTAATATGGGCTTTGCGTCCCTTGGCTGGCAGCCGGAAAGCGGCTGGTATGCCGGGGCGGATGTGCGTTATATGAGCGATATTCAGGCCGATGACGAAAACACCGCTAAAGCGCCGTCCTATACCGTGGTTGGTCTGAACACCGGCTATAAGCTCAATTATGGTAACTGGATGATGGATGTATTTGGTCGGGTGGATAACCTGTTTGACCGAGAATATGTGGGTTCGGTGATCGTCAACGAATCCAACGGTCGCTACTACGAACCTGCGCCAGGTCGTAATTACGGCGTTGGTTTGTCCGTGGCTTATCGCTTCGAATAA
- the yncE gene encoding 7-bladed beta-propeller protein YncE: MFTRHFSSPRLRGSLLLGSLLLAGTFNANAAQDMLRQPVGKGAYEMAFSQQENALWLATSQSRKTDKGGVVYRLDPVTLNVTQAIHNDLKPFGATMNTKTQTLWFGNTTSSAVTAIDAKTGDVKGRLVLDERKRSDTVRPFQPRELAVDETTNSVYITGVGKESVIWVVDGNNITLKTTITGTGTYATGLALDSAAKRLYTTNGDGEFITIDTATNKILSRKKVQDDGKEHFYLNLSLDTAGHRAFLTDSKAPEVVVIDTRNGNVIEKIATPESLAVLFNPARNEVYVTHRQAGKVSVIDAKSYNVVKTFDTPTHPNSLALSADGKTLYVSVKQASTREKEATQPDDVIRIAL; the protein is encoded by the coding sequence ATGTTTACTCGTCATTTTAGCTCACCGCGCCTGCGTGGTTCACTGTTATTAGGTTCTCTGCTGCTCGCCGGCACGTTTAACGCCAACGCTGCACAAGACATGCTGCGCCAGCCGGTCGGCAAAGGAGCCTATGAAATGGCGTTCAGCCAGCAGGAAAACGCGCTGTGGCTTGCGACATCACAGAGCCGTAAAACGGACAAGGGCGGGGTGGTATATCGTCTCGATCCGGTCACGCTGAACGTGACCCAGGCGATCCATAACGATTTAAAACCGTTTGGCGCAACCATGAACACCAAAACGCAGACCCTGTGGTTTGGCAACACCACCAGCAGCGCCGTGACGGCGATTGACGCGAAAACCGGCGATGTGAAAGGCCGTCTGGTGCTGGATGAGCGTAAACGTTCTGACACCGTGCGTCCGTTCCAGCCGCGTGAACTGGCCGTCGATGAAACCACCAACAGCGTGTACATCACCGGCGTCGGCAAAGAGAGCGTGATCTGGGTGGTGGACGGTAACAACATCACCCTTAAAACCACCATTACCGGTACCGGCACCTACGCCACCGGTCTGGCGCTCGACAGTGCCGCCAAACGCCTGTACACCACGAATGGCGACGGCGAATTCATCACCATCGACACCGCGACCAATAAAATCCTTAGCCGCAAGAAAGTGCAGGACGACGGCAAAGAGCATTTCTATCTGAACCTGAGCCTCGACACTGCCGGACACCGCGCCTTCCTGACCGATTCCAAAGCACCGGAAGTGGTGGTGATCGACACCCGTAACGGCAACGTGATCGAGAAGATTGCCACCCCGGAATCGCTGGCCGTGCTGTTTAACCCGGCGCGTAACGAAGTGTATGTCACGCACCGTCAGGCCGGTAAAGTGAGCGTGATCGATGCGAAAAGCTACAACGTGGTGAAAACCTTCGATACCCCGACGCACCCGAACAGCCTGGCGCTGTCCGCAGACGGTAAAACGCTGTACGTCAGTGTGAAGCAGGCCTCAACCCGCGAGAAAGAAGCCACGCAGCCGGATGATGTGATCCGCATTGCGCTGTGA
- the ansP gene encoding L-asparagine permease, whose protein sequence is MNKNNNSAAEHHAAKRRWLNSHEEGYNKAMGNRQVQMIAIGGAIGTGLFLGAGARLQMAGPSLAIVYAVCGIFSFFILRALGELVLHRPSSGSFVSYAREFLGEKAAYVAGWMYFVNWAMTGIVDITAVALYMHYWGAFGDVPQWVFALGALAIVGTMNMIGVKWFAEMEFWFALVKVLAIVVFLVVGTIFLGTGKPLDGNATGFHLITDNGGFFPHGLLPALVLVQGVVFAFASIELVGTAAGECKDPQTMVPKAINSVIWRIALFYVGSVVLLVLLLPWTAYQAGQSPFVTFFSKLGVPYIGDIMNMVVLTAALSSLNSGLYSTGRILRSMSMGGSAPKFMSKMSKQQVPWAGILATLVIYVFGVVLNYLVPASVFEIVLNVAALGIIASWAFIVVCQLRLRKAIKEGKAADVSFKLPGAPFTSWLTLLFLLSVLVLMAFDYPNGTYTIASIPFLAVLLVAGWFGVRKRVQEIQSTAPVHPEDGKDGKLTEELSR, encoded by the coding sequence ATGAACAAAAACAACAACAGCGCAGCGGAGCATCATGCTGCAAAACGTCGCTGGTTAAACTCTCATGAAGAGGGATACAACAAAGCGATGGGCAACCGTCAGGTACAGATGATAGCGATTGGCGGGGCTATCGGCACCGGGCTGTTCTTAGGCGCTGGTGCACGACTGCAAATGGCTGGCCCCTCTCTGGCCATTGTGTATGCGGTGTGCGGGATCTTCTCCTTCTTTATCCTCCGCGCGCTCGGCGAGCTGGTGTTACATCGCCCGTCCAGCGGCAGCTTTGTCTCCTACGCCCGCGAGTTCCTCGGTGAGAAAGCCGCCTATGTGGCCGGCTGGATGTACTTCGTCAACTGGGCGATGACCGGCATCGTCGATATCACCGCCGTTGCGCTCTATATGCATTACTGGGGCGCGTTCGGCGATGTGCCGCAGTGGGTGTTTGCCCTCGGCGCGCTGGCCATTGTCGGCACCATGAACATGATCGGCGTAAAATGGTTTGCTGAGATGGAGTTCTGGTTTGCATTGGTTAAAGTGCTGGCGATCGTGGTGTTCCTCGTCGTCGGGACCATTTTCCTTGGCACCGGTAAGCCGCTGGACGGCAACGCCACGGGCTTCCATTTGATCACCGATAATGGGGGGTTCTTCCCGCACGGTTTGCTGCCCGCGCTGGTGCTGGTCCAGGGCGTCGTCTTTGCCTTTGCTTCTATCGAACTGGTGGGAACGGCGGCGGGCGAATGTAAAGATCCGCAGACCATGGTGCCGAAAGCCATTAACAGCGTGATCTGGCGTATCGCCCTGTTTTACGTCGGCTCTGTGGTGCTGCTGGTGCTGCTGCTACCGTGGACGGCCTATCAGGCAGGACAAAGCCCGTTCGTTACCTTCTTCTCGAAGCTGGGCGTGCCCTATATCGGCGACATCATGAACATGGTGGTACTGACGGCGGCCCTCTCCAGCCTTAACTCTGGCCTCTATTCCACTGGCCGTATTCTGCGCTCCATGTCGATGGGTGGTTCCGCGCCGAAGTTCATGTCTAAAATGAGCAAACAGCAGGTTCCGTGGGCAGGCATTCTGGCGACGCTGGTGATTTACGTTTTCGGTGTGGTGCTGAACTATCTGGTTCCGGCCAGCGTGTTTGAGATCGTACTGAACGTGGCGGCTCTGGGGATTATCGCGTCGTGGGCGTTTATTGTGGTCTGCCAGCTGCGCCTGCGCAAAGCCATCAAAGAAGGTAAAGCGGCGGATGTATCGTTCAAACTGCCGGGCGCGCCTTTCACCTCCTGGCTGACCCTGCTGTTCCTGTTAAGCGTACTGGTGCTGATGGCGTTCGATTACCCGAACGGCACGTACACCATCGCCTCTATCCCGTTCCTCGCCGTGCTGTTAGTGGCGGGCTGGTTCGGCGTGCGTAAGCGCGTACAGGAGATCCAGAGCACCGCGCCGGTACATCCGGAAGACGGTAAAGACGGGAAGTTAACGGAAGAGTTGTCCCGTTAA
- a CDS encoding cupin domain-containing protein, whose amino-acid sequence MNDHFDGNGIFPKGEKNDAFAQYFQGTSYLTMLTTEGVNIGNVVFEPGCRNNWHIHHKGGQILLVTGGHGWYQEWDKPAQPLTAGDVVNIPAGVKHWHGATADSWFAHLAVAVPAEGASNEWLEPVSDADYAQLSFPENI is encoded by the coding sequence ATGAACGACCACTTTGATGGCAACGGTATTTTCCCAAAAGGCGAGAAAAACGACGCCTTCGCACAGTATTTTCAGGGCACCAGCTATCTGACGATGCTCACTACCGAGGGCGTAAACATCGGCAACGTGGTGTTTGAGCCAGGCTGTCGTAATAACTGGCATATCCATCATAAAGGCGGGCAGATCCTGCTGGTAACAGGTGGTCACGGCTGGTATCAGGAGTGGGATAAGCCTGCTCAACCTCTCACCGCCGGGGATGTGGTTAACATTCCGGCGGGCGTCAAACACTGGCATGGGGCGACGGCGGATAGCTGGTTTGCGCATCTCGCCGTTGCAGTTCCCGCGGAAGGTGCCTCCAATGAATGGCTGGAGCCCGTTTCAGACGCTGATTACGCGCAGCTTTCTTTTCCTGAAAATATCTAA
- a CDS encoding LysR family transcriptional regulator yields the protein MLKENFNDLQIFLVVARERSFTKAAGKLGVSQSALSHAIKALEARLNLRLLTRTTRSVAPTEAGERIISCLEPRIADLEQELEMLVQLNGTASGNIRISAGEHAVHTLLWPRLKPFLQQYPAINVELLVDNGFVDIVEGRLDAGVRLGESVDKDMIAVKIGPDMRMVVVGSADYFAQNPQPQTPHQLQQHRCINMRLPTAGGLYHWEFEKDGKPLRVGVEGQLTVNLLSERIDAACSGFGLACVPEDMVQAQIKTGELIQVLDEWCPSFPGYYLYYPSRKQHPPAFALMIDALRYSPD from the coding sequence ATGCTTAAAGAGAACTTCAACGACCTGCAAATCTTTTTAGTGGTTGCGCGAGAACGCAGTTTCACTAAGGCCGCAGGTAAGCTGGGGGTATCGCAATCGGCGCTGAGCCATGCGATAAAAGCGCTGGAAGCGCGTCTGAACCTGCGATTGTTGACCCGTACGACCCGCAGCGTCGCCCCCACTGAAGCAGGCGAGCGCATTATTTCCTGCCTTGAACCGCGCATTGCCGATCTGGAGCAGGAGCTGGAAATGCTGGTGCAACTCAACGGTACCGCGTCCGGTAACATCCGTATTTCAGCCGGTGAACACGCTGTACATACCTTGCTGTGGCCCCGTTTAAAACCCTTTTTGCAGCAATACCCTGCTATCAACGTGGAGTTACTGGTTGATAACGGTTTTGTTGATATTGTCGAAGGCCGGCTGGATGCCGGCGTGCGGCTGGGCGAAAGCGTCGATAAAGACATGATTGCCGTAAAAATCGGCCCGGATATGCGCATGGTCGTGGTGGGTTCCGCGGACTATTTTGCGCAAAACCCGCAGCCACAGACGCCGCACCAGCTTCAGCAGCACCGCTGCATCAATATGCGCTTGCCTACTGCCGGAGGGCTGTATCACTGGGAATTTGAAAAGGACGGTAAACCGTTGCGTGTCGGGGTTGAAGGACAACTGACGGTTAATCTGCTCTCGGAACGCATCGATGCGGCCTGTTCCGGTTTTGGTCTGGCCTGTGTACCGGAAGACATGGTGCAGGCGCAGATCAAAACCGGTGAGCTGATTCAGGTGCTTGACGAGTGGTGCCCTTCTTTTCCGGGGTATTACCTCTACTACCCCAGCCGTAAACAACACCCGCCCGCCTTTGCCTTGATGATTGATGCGCTGCGTTATTCGCCAGATTAA
- a CDS encoding LLM class flavin-dependent oxidoreductase, producing the protein MSYRLSILDKSPLAEGETAAQALARTLELARLADEWGYHRFWVAEHHNTAQLASPSPELVIAWIVGQTRRIRVGSGGVMLQHYSPYKVAENFNLLASLAPGRIDLGVGKAPGGLPLSTRALQQGVNAQEKGSFADQLAQLDNWLSLSGHEQEAETVLATPLPPQRVDGFLLGASLESAQLAATLDWNFVFAAHLNGDKALLRDVLTAWRQSSTRDTLVAVQVIVAPTREQADHHAAQVEVWGVELENGQRVSVASESQAQAFARQAGSPAKHIVRRESAVIKGTPQRVLAALDALHRDYGIDEFVIDTPVAEGQPRIESLRLLAEAYAQANAVQEVAG; encoded by the coding sequence ATGTCATATCGTCTGAGTATTCTGGATAAAAGTCCCCTCGCGGAAGGCGAAACCGCAGCACAGGCGCTGGCGCGCACGCTGGAGCTGGCCAGACTGGCCGATGAGTGGGGGTATCACCGTTTTTGGGTGGCGGAACACCACAACACCGCGCAACTCGCCAGCCCGTCGCCGGAGCTGGTTATCGCCTGGATTGTCGGGCAAACCCGGCGCATTCGGGTCGGGTCCGGCGGCGTGATGCTGCAACACTACAGTCCCTATAAAGTCGCCGAAAATTTTAACCTGCTGGCCTCGCTGGCGCCGGGGCGTATCGATCTGGGCGTCGGCAAAGCGCCCGGCGGCCTGCCGTTGTCCACCCGGGCATTACAGCAGGGCGTGAACGCACAGGAAAAAGGGAGTTTTGCCGATCAGCTGGCGCAGCTGGATAACTGGTTGTCGCTGTCCGGTCACGAGCAGGAGGCGGAAACCGTGCTGGCCACGCCGCTTCCGCCGCAGCGCGTCGACGGTTTTTTACTGGGGGCCAGTCTTGAGAGCGCACAACTTGCCGCCACGCTGGACTGGAATTTTGTCTTTGCCGCCCACCTCAACGGCGACAAAGCCCTGCTGCGCGACGTGCTCACCGCCTGGCGGCAGAGCAGCACCCGCGACACGCTGGTAGCCGTGCAGGTGATCGTCGCCCCGACCCGCGAGCAGGCGGATCATCACGCGGCGCAGGTGGAAGTGTGGGGTGTGGAGCTGGAAAACGGACAGCGTGTTTCGGTGGCGAGTGAATCCCAGGCGCAGGCCTTTGCCCGTCAGGCGGGCAGCCCGGCGAAGCATATCGTGCGGCGCGAATCCGCGGTCATCAAAGGTACGCCACAACGCGTGCTTGCCGCTCTTGACGCGCTGCACCGCGACTACGGCATCGATGAATTTGTTATCGACACGCCGGTGGCTGAAGGCCAGCCGCGCATCGAGTCCCTGCGCCTGCTGGCGGAGGCCTATGCCCAGGCAAATGCCGTACAGGAGGTCGCCGGATGA
- a CDS encoding amidohydrolase, translated as MSFSEQLIDWRRELHQYPELSLEEFETTRRVRQWLEAAGLRLLSYDVPTGVVAEVGTGEKMIALRADIDALPIAEASGVPFSSLNPGVMHACGHDIHTSVMLGAALLLKEKEHQLAGRVRILFQPAEENFGGAKRLISAGALDGVSAIFGMHNEPGLPVGEFATRGGPFYANVDRFVIVVKGKGAHAARPHEGNDAILLASQLVNALQSVASRNVNTLDSVVLSVTRIAGGNTWNVLPETVELEGTLRTHKRTVRQQVKDRVNTLAAGLGQAFGAEITVHWFDGPEALVNDEKWAAFAREVADEQGYRTHHAELHMGGEDFAVYLQHIPGAFVSIGSASEFGLHHPAFNPDDALLADAAHYFARLAEKALLHNAD; from the coding sequence ATGAGTTTTTCAGAACAGCTGATCGACTGGCGGCGCGAGCTGCATCAATACCCGGAACTGTCGCTGGAGGAGTTCGAAACCACCCGTCGCGTGCGCCAGTGGCTGGAAGCGGCCGGACTGCGCCTGCTGTCTTACGATGTGCCAACCGGCGTGGTGGCGGAAGTGGGGACAGGGGAAAAAATGATTGCGTTGCGCGCCGACATTGACGCGTTGCCGATCGCTGAAGCCAGCGGCGTGCCCTTCAGCTCCTTGAATCCGGGTGTGATGCACGCCTGCGGCCATGACATACACACCAGTGTCATGCTCGGCGCGGCGCTGCTGTTAAAAGAAAAAGAACACCAGCTGGCAGGCCGGGTGCGCATTCTCTTTCAGCCCGCTGAGGAAAACTTTGGCGGCGCGAAGCGCCTGATCAGCGCCGGGGCGCTGGACGGTGTCAGCGCGATTTTCGGGATGCACAACGAACCGGGCTTACCCGTCGGTGAGTTCGCCACGCGCGGTGGGCCGTTTTACGCCAACGTCGATCGTTTTGTGATCGTGGTGAAGGGCAAAGGCGCACACGCTGCGCGCCCCCACGAAGGCAACGACGCCATCCTGCTCGCCAGCCAGCTGGTCAACGCCCTGCAAAGCGTCGCCAGCCGTAACGTGAATACGCTGGATTCGGTGGTTCTGAGCGTGACGCGCATTGCCGGGGGCAATACCTGGAACGTGCTGCCGGAAACCGTCGAGCTGGAAGGGACGCTGCGCACCCATAAACGCACGGTGCGCCAGCAGGTCAAAGATCGCGTCAATACGCTTGCTGCCGGGTTAGGCCAGGCGTTCGGTGCAGAGATCACCGTTCACTGGTTCGACGGCCCGGAGGCATTAGTTAACGATGAAAAGTGGGCGGCCTTCGCCCGCGAGGTCGCAGACGAGCAGGGCTATCGTACCCATCATGCTGAACTGCATATGGGCGGTGAAGATTTCGCGGTCTATCTGCAACACATCCCCGGCGCGTTCGTCAGTATCGGCAGCGCCAGCGAATTCGGATTACATCATCCGGCCTTTAATCCCGACGACGCATTACTGGCAGACGCGGCGCATTATTTCGCACGGCTGGCTGAAAAAGCTTTATTACATAACGCTGACTGA
- a CDS encoding GNAT family N-acetyltransferase, translated as MSEHFRDLSPEAPELQPVIEGLFAEYAARYGDYFSKDAEVELTEWYLPPQGLFIVLERDGKIIATGAYKPFDAHTAEIKRIWTDKSLRQQGLAARVVRELERRAALAGYSRLYLTTGFRQPEAVRLYLSQGYDAQFDVDRDPETYSQPPFDGRLRFTKALGVALGKSA; from the coding sequence ATGAGCGAACATTTCCGCGACCTCTCCCCGGAGGCCCCCGAACTGCAGCCGGTTATTGAGGGATTATTTGCCGAATACGCCGCGCGCTACGGCGATTACTTTTCCAAAGACGCCGAGGTGGAACTGACCGAATGGTATCTGCCGCCGCAGGGGCTGTTTATCGTGCTGGAGCGCGACGGGAAAATCATCGCCACCGGCGCGTATAAACCCTTTGATGCCCATACCGCCGAAATCAAACGCATCTGGACGGACAAAAGTTTGCGTCAACAGGGGCTGGCGGCGCGCGTGGTGCGCGAGCTGGAACGACGGGCGGCGCTGGCGGGCTACAGCCGCCTCTACCTGACCACCGGTTTTCGGCAGCCGGAAGCGGTCAGGCTCTATCTCAGTCAGGGCTATGACGCGCAGTTCGATGTCGACCGCGACCCGGAAACCTACAGCCAGCCGCCGTTTGACGGGCGACTGCGCTTCACCAAAGCGCTCGGCGTGGCGCTGGGTAAATCGGCCTGA
- a CDS encoding amino acid ABC transporter permease has translation MNRSEPVKVIPARYPLRIIGAIVALLVLAIVIQSVAFNPRWEWHVFARWFFDPVILEGLAQTLLLTLLGTVLSVIFGGLLALARLSSSWLLSSLAWGYIWLFRSLPLIVVLIILYNFSYLYDTLSLGIPFTGITWASYDTINVLGQFSTAVVGLTLVQSAYTAEIIRGGFLGVDHGQYEAAAALGLPASRRTLRIILPQALRTILPSGFNEIISLAKGTAMVYVLAMPELFYTIQMIYNRTQEVIPLLMVGAVWYLVITSVLSLIQHLVERWMARSERRSAINTTRVARVAAPGRVAQPQETAHAHLS, from the coding sequence ATGAACAGATCTGAACCCGTAAAAGTGATCCCCGCACGCTATCCGTTGCGTATCATTGGCGCGATTGTGGCGCTACTGGTGCTGGCCATTGTGATCCAGTCCGTGGCCTTTAATCCGCGCTGGGAGTGGCACGTGTTTGCCCGCTGGTTCTTCGATCCGGTGATCCTCGAAGGGCTGGCGCAAACCCTGTTGCTGACGCTGCTGGGTACGGTACTAAGCGTGATTTTTGGCGGATTACTGGCGCTTGCCAGGCTGTCGTCGTCCTGGCTGTTGAGCAGTCTGGCGTGGGGCTATATCTGGCTGTTCCGCTCGTTGCCGCTGATTGTGGTGCTGATCATCCTTTATAACTTCTCCTACCTGTACGACACACTGTCGCTCGGTATTCCGTTTACCGGCATCACCTGGGCGAGCTATGACACCATTAACGTGCTCGGCCAGTTTTCCACCGCCGTGGTGGGACTGACGCTGGTACAGAGCGCCTATACCGCGGAGATCATTCGCGGCGGTTTTCTGGGGGTCGATCACGGACAGTATGAAGCGGCCGCCGCGCTGGGACTGCCCGCCAGCCGCCGCACGCTGCGCATTATTCTGCCGCAGGCGCTGCGAACCATTTTGCCGTCTGGCTTTAACGAGATCATCAGCCTCGCCAAAGGCACGGCGATGGTGTACGTGCTGGCGATGCCGGAGCTGTTCTACACCATTCAGATGATCTACAACCGCACCCAGGAAGTGATCCCGCTGCTGATGGTGGGGGCAGTGTGGTATCTGGTGATCACCAGCGTGCTGTCGCTGATCCAGCATCTGGTCGAGCGCTGGATGGCCCGCAGCGAGCGTCGTTCTGCCATTAACACCACCCGCGTCGCCCGCGTTGCCGCACCGGGTCGCGTTGCCCAGCCACAGGAGACTGCCCATGCACACCTCTCATGA